A part of Limihaloglobus sulfuriphilus genomic DNA contains:
- a CDS encoding uroporphyrinogen decarboxylase family protein, translating to MAKMTPKERFLAAINGEKADRLPVTTHHVMQSFLNHQLDGASVPEFFDRFGLDPINWILPVKGDETAGTYKNDMDMIVSDNWRIETEDVSGQEYPTKRYNIITPKGTLTTVMQSNEHTSWVTEHLIKEKKDIDLIGEFCPSPLCDVAVVNKEANEYGEKGLLRSHIVCFDIFGQPGTWQDASCLYGIEKLMMATFDDPEWVHSFLEILNNRKAAYIKSMSGARYDILELGGGDASTTVISPDIFEKFVAPYDSRLVELAHEAGQRIVYHTCGGMMPILESIAAMKVDAMETFTPPAMGGDTDLEEARRRLGSKMCMIGGFDQFHYFTGCSPEETRAEVRRCFEAAGYNGAYIICPSDHFFEADLANLEAFADEAKKCVY from the coding sequence ATGGCAAAAATGACCCCAAAAGAACGTTTTCTGGCGGCTATAAACGGAGAAAAGGCCGACAGGCTACCTGTTACAACTCACCATGTAATGCAGTCTTTTTTGAATCATCAGCTTGACGGGGCGAGTGTGCCGGAATTTTTTGACCGGTTTGGACTTGATCCAATAAACTGGATTCTGCCAGTTAAGGGCGACGAAACGGCGGGAACATACAAAAACGACATGGATATGATCGTCTCTGATAACTGGCGGATCGAGACCGAGGATGTCTCCGGCCAGGAATACCCCACAAAACGCTACAATATCATCACGCCAAAGGGTACGCTCACTACCGTTATGCAGTCAAATGAGCATACAAGCTGGGTGACTGAACACCTGATTAAGGAGAAAAAGGATATCGACCTTATCGGTGAGTTCTGTCCGAGTCCGCTCTGTGATGTCGCGGTGGTTAATAAAGAGGCAAACGAATATGGCGAAAAGGGGCTTCTGCGAAGCCACATAGTCTGCTTTGACATCTTCGGCCAGCCGGGCACCTGGCAGGACGCGTCGTGCCTCTACGGTATTGAAAAGCTGATGATGGCAACCTTTGATGATCCCGAATGGGTACACAGTTTTCTCGAGATACTAAACAACCGTAAGGCCGCGTATATAAAATCAATGTCAGGTGCAAGATATGATATACTCGAGCTGGGCGGCGGTGATGCCTCGACTACGGTTATATCGCCTGATATATTTGAGAAATTTGTTGCTCCCTACGACAGCAGGCTGGTAGAGCTGGCACACGAAGCCGGCCAACGAATAGTTTACCACACCTGCGGCGGTATGATGCCGATACTGGAGAGTATCGCCGCGATGAAGGTTGACGCGATGGAGACTTTTACACCGCCGGCAATGGGAGGCGACACAGACCTTGAAGAAGCGCGGCGGCGCCTCGGCAGTAAAATGTGCATGATAGGCGGATTTGACCAGTTCCACTACTTTACCGGTTGCAGCCCCGAAGAAACCCGTGCGGAGGTTCGCAGGTGCTTTGAAGCCGCCGGATACAATGGAGCTTACATAATCTGCCCGTCAGACCATTTCTTTGAGGCTGACCTGGCAAATCTTGAGGCTTTCGCCGACGAAGCCAAAAAATGTGTTTATTGA
- a CDS encoding PEP-CTERM sorting domain-containing protein, which translates to MKNQAVFLLVGLFVITVCTASFAEAIFETFDTDPTIGDWNAQGTSTTWTYMSESRRAESSSGFLYGHIYRDNADPAQYAVPITPIDKTTEFWIEMDIIHYECGLYQNANFGVHNLSAANHETDMITGRHNYARYTSFRGNRMDLYGYSSGGTEHYELSTYVHDPLIPGCDYGEPQRAKIHYWYESATDEGFAMLEVYSINGDGTLGDFLYGSDGTLSDLIEPGDAFYGDAFGLFNRTSGSQNNSYHNINEYDNLYYSTEGWNQNPVAPDFVPEPASMILLGCGMLLIKGRRK; encoded by the coding sequence ATGAAAAATCAAGCAGTATTTTTGTTAGTTGGTTTATTTGTAATTACCGTATGCACTGCATCATTTGCAGAGGCAATATTTGAGACATTTGATACAGACCCCACTATAGGCGACTGGAACGCTCAGGGTACTTCAACCACCTGGACATACATGTCAGAGAGTAGAAGAGCTGAAAGCAGCTCCGGTTTTCTCTATGGCCATATCTATCGGGACAATGCCGACCCGGCTCAATATGCTGTGCCGATAACCCCGATCGACAAAACTACGGAGTTCTGGATTGAAATGGATATAATCCATTATGAATGCGGTCTTTACCAAAATGCTAATTTTGGTGTGCACAACCTTTCGGCTGCAAATCACGAAACGGACATGATCACGGGCCGGCACAACTATGCCCGTTATACAAGTTTCAGAGGCAACCGCATGGATCTCTATGGTTATTCTTCAGGCGGCACAGAACATTATGAGCTGTCAACCTATGTACACGACCCTCTGATCCCCGGCTGTGATTACGGCGAGCCGCAGAGAGCAAAAATCCATTACTGGTATGAATCAGCAACCGACGAGGGATTTGCCATGCTGGAGGTTTACAGCATCAACGGTGACGGAACTCTCGGCGATTTTCTCTACGGCAGCGACGGGACACTCAGCGACCTGATAGAACCGGGCGATGCTTTCTATGGAGATGCTTTCGGCCTGTTCAACCGCACATCCGGCAGCCAGAATAACAGCTACCACAACATCAATGAATACGACAACCTGTACTATTCCACAGAGGGCTGGAACCAGAATCCTGTTGCTCCGGACTTTGTCCCTGAGCCGGCGAGCATGATACTTCTGGGCTGCGGAATGCTGCTTATAAAAGGCAGAAGGAAATAA
- a CDS encoding co-chaperone GroES: protein MPDTDKFETVEPIGKRVLIRKDEDKKQTKGGIQLPDNIEIPTITGRVITVSAEVEKTPEIPLVQYDKVLFNPKGAIPVDFEGDNRLFVVDVENVVAVFRKS from the coding sequence ATGCCTGACACAGATAAATTCGAGACAGTAGAGCCCATCGGGAAGCGGGTTCTGATACGCAAAGATGAGGATAAAAAGCAAACAAAAGGCGGTATCCAGTTGCCTGATAATATTGAAATACCTACGATCACCGGCAGGGTTATAACTGTCTCGGCAGAAGTTGAGAAGACCCCGGAGATACCACTTGTGCAGTATGACAAGGTGCTTTTCAACCCTAAGGGCGCTATTCCCGTAGATTTTGAGGGCGACAACAGACTCTTCGTAGTTGATGTTGAAAATGTAGTAGCGGTATTCCGCAAGTCTTAA
- a CDS encoding FmdB family zinc ribbon protein produces MPTYDYMCEGCGYEFEKFQSMSASALRKCPECGKMKLKRLIGTGAGIIFKGSGFYETDYRSDSYKQAAKSENSGSESKSADTKTAAKKEPAPKPEKTATSTTAAKKDAG; encoded by the coding sequence ATGCCGACTTATGATTATATGTGTGAAGGCTGCGGATATGAGTTTGAAAAATTCCAGTCAATGAGCGCTTCGGCTCTGCGAAAATGCCCCGAATGCGGCAAAATGAAACTCAAACGTCTCATCGGAACAGGTGCCGGGATCATTTTCAAAGGCAGCGGTTTCTATGAAACAGACTACCGCAGCGACAGCTATAAACAAGCCGCAAAATCGGAAAATTCAGGTTCAGAGAGCAAATCAGCAGACACAAAAACAGCTGCGAAAAAAGAACCCGCTCCAAAACCTGAAAAAACCGCAACTTCAACCACCGCTGCGAAAAAAGACGCCGGCTGA
- a CDS encoding LamG-like jellyroll fold domain-containing protein, which yields MLKDLRPLYRKIFFAFIPFMATVLPAAELYNSASSHVVNGSAENGWDSWFHAANAEIVFGGPSGSGSCFSLNPSAGAHSDIRTARMPASGMDEFIFEFDCRTMPGAEPGTNSNAKVRSYDYTGTFIGQTNIPVETTGGQWHHYSYQVTVEQDAFEIDVTFLMGPEGDASGEFRFDNVRLYREIHPLNHGIGMPENLYVIRRNTLTNAQFVVMQTLQGILAQDKPLIFIDQGDSTYIDDLRYNHGIPYTRIDSFFWFMNRYKSWLEGYVLFDFNDKPSLSAATSLCGLLNAVAVDVSLESSMQTNYGLSKIADVRGKNDKWVFDNYWHQLNRDALIVHTNDPDYHGSAYGLRDWPAAIKALDWWNSSDTYSAEVYDAVHDSSPVYGWDDGAASGELGSVELHSSHNMYQVPCDWLLNLSTYAGMASRPQPWQFTQSFRDNQQPPQKETGVHYLVFNLSDMDNILTLLSPNNFGTNSKYYANPNRGSFEMCWGMPASLIELAPSVTDYWYRNATEKDCFIAPASGMGYFYPSKFDDLGKHTTKVEHLMKKADLKAIAISDKVWPGDLTYSGYRYVGESYAAIEQARGMYYFDVNGDYARYGGKILWFDGKPLITTRYTLWDGGQYEGISRTPAQLAASINALPTDPSNPDSYSFVMVHAWSYGLDDIAETISLLDSNVKVINAEEMIEQLYLNTQTAYWPFEGSLADAFGNGNDASAQGGVEYAAAGGARLGDTALMLGREDVPLEVNTSAGSDKLLTVMFWVKPADSGDHSVISKASTASSTRGWGVYLSSDSSAEFYVGGPSQYAPVSADNAWQPGQWTHVACTFNSGVAAIYINGELKNEVSNISNTVDNSSAMLKIGGAEAVTAQFAGVLDEIAIYSRPLGQAEIHELAAKGVMPKCGEWLAGDVNNDCAVNILDAARLSGSWKQTGSLLQGDLNEDREVNIEDFNIIAENWLNTD from the coding sequence ATGCTCAAAGACTTGAGGCCGCTTTACCGGAAAATATTTTTTGCGTTTATCCCCTTTATGGCAACCGTTTTACCGGCCGCTGAGCTTTATAACTCGGCGAGCAGCCATGTTGTAAACGGCTCTGCGGAAAATGGATGGGACAGCTGGTTTCATGCGGCTAATGCAGAGATTGTTTTTGGCGGACCTTCGGGCTCGGGCAGTTGTTTTTCGCTTAATCCATCTGCCGGTGCCCACTCTGATATCCGCACGGCGCGTATGCCGGCAAGCGGTATGGATGAGTTTATCTTTGAGTTTGACTGCCGCACAATGCCAGGTGCCGAACCAGGCACAAATTCTAACGCAAAAGTCCGCAGCTATGACTATACCGGTACGTTTATCGGGCAGACGAATATCCCTGTAGAAACAACCGGCGGGCAGTGGCATCATTATTCTTATCAGGTTACAGTTGAGCAGGATGCTTTCGAGATTGATGTAACTTTCCTGATGGGTCCCGAGGGTGATGCCTCTGGGGAGTTCCGCTTTGACAATGTCAGGCTCTATCGGGAGATTCACCCGCTTAACCACGGTATCGGGATGCCGGAAAATCTTTACGTAATCCGGCGAAATACACTCACTAATGCGCAATTTGTTGTAATGCAGACACTTCAGGGAATCCTTGCACAGGATAAGCCGCTGATATTTATTGACCAGGGCGATTCGACTTATATCGATGATTTGCGCTATAACCACGGGATACCATACACGAGGATTGACTCGTTTTTCTGGTTCATGAACCGCTACAAGAGCTGGCTCGAAGGATATGTTCTTTTTGATTTCAATGATAAACCTTCACTCAGCGCCGCCACTTCGCTCTGCGGGCTGCTCAACGCGGTAGCGGTGGATGTCTCTCTTGAATCATCGATGCAGACAAACTACGGACTTAGTAAAATAGCTGATGTAAGGGGCAAAAATGACAAGTGGGTGTTCGATAATTACTGGCACCAGCTCAATCGCGACGCTTTGATTGTGCACACCAATGATCCTGATTACCACGGCAGCGCATACGGTCTTCGCGACTGGCCCGCGGCGATAAAGGCGCTTGACTGGTGGAATTCCAGCGATACTTACTCCGCCGAGGTTTACGACGCAGTTCATGATTCCAGCCCTGTTTACGGCTGGGATGATGGTGCCGCGTCCGGAGAGCTCGGCTCGGTTGAGCTTCACAGCTCGCATAATATGTATCAGGTGCCTTGCGACTGGCTGCTGAACCTCTCGACCTACGCGGGCATGGCTTCGCGGCCGCAGCCGTGGCAGTTTACCCAGAGTTTTCGTGATAATCAGCAGCCTCCGCAAAAGGAAACCGGCGTTCATTATCTCGTGTTCAATCTCAGTGATATGGACAATATACTCACACTTTTGAGCCCGAATAATTTCGGCACTAACAGTAAATATTATGCAAATCCCAACCGCGGCAGTTTCGAAATGTGCTGGGGGATGCCGGCTTCTCTTATCGAGCTGGCACCCAGTGTTACCGACTACTGGTACCGCAATGCCACCGAAAAGGACTGTTTTATCGCGCCGGCATCAGGTATGGGGTATTTCTATCCGTCCAAATTCGACGACCTTGGCAAGCATACCACAAAGGTAGAGCACCTTATGAAAAAGGCCGACCTGAAAGCCATTGCCATCAGCGATAAAGTCTGGCCCGGCGACCTTACCTATTCGGGGTACCGTTACGTAGGCGAGAGCTACGCGGCTATCGAACAGGCACGCGGTATGTATTATTTCGATGTAAACGGCGATTACGCCCGCTACGGCGGCAAGATACTCTGGTTTGACGGAAAACCGCTGATCACCACACGTTATACGCTCTGGGACGGGGGGCAGTATGAAGGAATCAGCCGCACACCCGCTCAGCTTGCGGCAAGCATAAACGCTCTTCCCACGGATCCCTCAAATCCAGATTCCTACAGCTTTGTTATGGTGCACGCCTGGAGCTATGGTCTCGATGATATCGCTGAAACAATCAGTCTGCTCGATTCAAACGTTAAAGTAATCAACGCCGAGGAGATGATCGAGCAGCTCTATCTGAATACACAGACCGCCTACTGGCCCTTTGAGGGCAGCCTTGCAGATGCATTCGGCAATGGCAATGACGCTTCGGCTCAGGGCGGTGTTGAATACGCGGCAGCCGGCGGCGCGCGTTTGGGCGATACAGCGCTTATGCTTGGCAGAGAGGACGTCCCGCTGGAAGTAAACACGTCTGCCGGTTCAGATAAACTGTTGACAGTGATGTTCTGGGTCAAACCGGCAGACAGCGGCGATCATTCTGTGATAAGCAAAGCATCAACTGCTTCAAGCACAAGAGGCTGGGGTGTTTATCTAAGCTCGGACAGCTCGGCGGAATTTTATGTTGGTGGGCCTTCCCAATACGCTCCTGTATCCGCGGATAACGCCTGGCAGCCCGGGCAGTGGACACACGTTGCGTGTACATTCAACTCCGGAGTCGCGGCAATCTATATAAACGGTGAGCTCAAGAATGAAGTGTCCAATATAAGCAATACTGTTGACAACTCTTCGGCCATGCTGAAGATTGGCGGCGCAGAAGCCGTTACTGCCCAGTTTGCCGGTGTGCTCGATGAGATAGCGATTTATTCACGTCCGCTTGGTCAGGCGGAGATACATGAGCTTGCCGCGAAGGGGGTAATGCCTAAATGCGGCGAATGGCTTGCCGGCGACGTGAACAATGACTGTGCAGTTAACATTCTGGATGCAGCCAGGCTAAGCGGGAGCTGGAAACAAACCGGCTCACTGCTTCAGGGCGATTTGAACGAAGACAGAGAGGTTAATATTGAAGACTTCAATATTATAGCTGAAAACTGGCTGAATACAGACTGA
- a CDS encoding PTS sugar transporter subunit IIA, which translates to MQLSQILKPESVITPLKGSDKDSIIEELVDVLAGSGQISDREKVLDSVMTREETRSTGIGSGIAIPHGKSSGTSELVMSVGICPAGIDFDSIDNKPVNIVLLLASPVDKTGPHIQALARISRVMLDDELRKAIIAAKDPKEVYELITSRDSE; encoded by the coding sequence ATGCAGTTATCGCAGATACTTAAACCAGAAAGTGTAATCACACCACTCAAAGGCAGTGATAAAGACAGTATAATAGAAGAACTCGTGGACGTACTTGCAGGCAGCGGCCAGATTAGTGATCGCGAGAAGGTGCTTGATTCGGTGATGACGCGGGAAGAAACCCGCAGCACCGGCATCGGCAGCGGCATCGCCATACCCCACGGCAAGAGCAGCGGCACAAGTGAGCTGGTTATGTCGGTTGGAATCTGTCCGGCAGGTATTGATTTTGACAGTATTGACAACAAACCGGTAAATATCGTTTTGCTTTTGGCTTCACCGGTTGATAAGACCGGCCCGCATATTCAGGCTCTGGCACGAATCAGCAGGGTGATGCTCGATGACGAGCTGAGAAAAGCGATTATTGCCGCAAAAGACCCAAAAGAAGTGTACGAGCTTATAACCAGCCGCGATTCAGAATAG
- the dnaE gene encoding DNA polymerase III subunit alpha, translating to MSDKGFCHLHLHTQFSLLDGGIVPKKLFARCKELGMDTVAITDHGNLFGIIDFYRNAIAAGIKPIIGMEAYFSATSRFDQNTTSKDNHHLILLARNKEGYQNLLKLSSLAYTEGFRYRPRIDEELLRQFGSGLIGTSACMSGEIPRLLAMDRPQEARAAAERYCDIFGEGNFYIELQRHDFVEQDVFDQTPMLADLAREMGIGMICSNDVHFLNKDDYEAHDALTCISTGKLVSDKNRMKYPPSVYLKSPLEMRELFHDFPEACDNTLEIAKRCDIEIDLQARHAPSFTPPKGAAPGQYLRELVYDGAKRLYGEITDEVRRRIEREIEVIDGKGFSSYFLIIWELCNWAAEHGIPTGARGSGVGTIVGYCLGLCNVDPIKYGLLFERFMDPERNEMPDIDIDMCQDGRPRLLEYVREKYGDIAQITTFGTMKAKGVVRDVSRVLDVPLAKANELAKMIPEDLKMTLDKALEENREIKDKYESDPEVRHVFDIGRKLEGLARHSSVHACAVVIADEPLTNFLPVYKQSGSDDLITQFEGPDVEAVGLLKMDFLGLKTLSVIEAAKKWVEAIHGEKIDIEAINLEDPKVFEVFGSGRTKGVFQFESDGMADLLMKLKPDRVEDLIAANALYRPGPMALIPDFIAYKHGEKQWSVPHPIMEDILEETFGIMVYQEQVMQVCHKLGDIKLREAYKLIKAISKKKEKVIAKAKEQFVKGCVDKGLQAKQADEIFELIRKFAGYGFNKSHASRYSIVAYQTAYMKAYWPCEFMASLLTYEHETSKIVLYIKECKTLGIDVLPPDINESFTNFTVVYDNEDARKAREGKIRFGLGAVKGVGGKAVDKVIEAREKVGSFKSLFHFCENVDLRSLNKQVIEALIKAGAFDRLGGSRAQHMAAVENAIKFGQDSQADAKSGQMSLFGDMEDAASLGKSDAASLPDVPAWPEMQMLRYEKDVLGMFVTSNPLSKHADTITAYSTAHTDELSSLGSDADVVIGGIITQIRYRIVQKGSRAGSKWAIVHIEDFNGETEAKLFTEVLSRYGHLLEEDKVVFIQGKIDHFREKPCISCEKVIDLSCVDKELSTTIRLRFRSEDIKPDLVSNIKALCRLHPGKSPVYAVVQSGDMLVQLDLGCRVAPLVEFRDQLRQIVGDTGFELARR from the coding sequence ATGTCCGACAAAGGCTTTTGCCATCTACATTTACATACTCAGTTCTCATTGCTCGATGGAGGTATAGTGCCCAAGAAACTCTTTGCCCGCTGCAAAGAGCTGGGCATGGATACCGTGGCGATCACCGACCATGGAAACCTCTTCGGGATTATCGACTTTTACAGAAACGCCATTGCTGCGGGTATAAAACCCATAATCGGCATGGAGGCGTATTTCTCGGCGACTTCGCGTTTTGACCAGAATACAACCTCAAAAGACAACCATCATCTAATTCTGCTTGCCCGCAATAAAGAGGGCTACCAGAACCTGCTTAAGCTCAGCTCTCTGGCTTATACCGAGGGTTTTCGCTACCGCCCGCGTATCGATGAGGAGCTTCTTCGTCAGTTCGGCAGCGGGCTTATAGGCACCAGCGCCTGTATGTCCGGCGAGATTCCGCGTCTTCTGGCGATGGACAGGCCCCAGGAGGCACGGGCCGCGGCAGAAAGGTACTGCGACATATTCGGAGAGGGCAACTTTTATATTGAGCTTCAGCGGCATGATTTTGTAGAGCAGGATGTGTTTGATCAAACTCCGATGCTGGCCGACCTCGCCCGTGAGATGGGGATTGGCATGATCTGCTCAAATGATGTGCATTTTCTCAACAAAGACGACTACGAGGCCCATGATGCGCTTACCTGTATCAGCACCGGCAAGCTGGTCAGTGACAAAAACCGCATGAAATATCCTCCAAGCGTGTACCTCAAGAGCCCCCTGGAAATGCGGGAGCTGTTCCATGATTTCCCCGAGGCCTGCGACAACACGCTTGAGATAGCTAAACGCTGCGATATTGAAATCGATCTTCAGGCTCGGCACGCCCCGTCTTTTACTCCGCCAAAAGGCGCCGCCCCGGGCCAGTACCTGCGTGAGCTTGTATATGACGGAGCAAAAAGGCTTTATGGCGAAATAACCGATGAAGTCCGCCGCCGTATAGAGCGCGAGATAGAAGTTATAGACGGCAAGGGTTTTTCCAGCTATTTCCTGATTATATGGGAGCTGTGCAACTGGGCGGCAGAACACGGCATACCCACCGGTGCCAGGGGCAGCGGTGTCGGCACAATAGTGGGCTATTGTCTGGGTCTGTGTAATGTCGATCCGATAAAATACGGACTTCTCTTTGAGAGGTTTATGGATCCCGAGCGTAATGAGATGCCGGATATCGATATTGATATGTGCCAGGACGGCAGGCCGCGTCTGCTTGAGTATGTCAGAGAAAAGTATGGTGATATTGCCCAGATTACCACGTTCGGCACCATGAAAGCCAAGGGCGTTGTGAGGGATGTCTCCAGGGTGCTCGACGTTCCTCTGGCAAAGGCCAATGAGCTGGCGAAAATGATACCTGAAGACTTGAAAATGACCCTGGATAAGGCACTTGAAGAAAACAGAGAGATCAAGGATAAATATGAAAGCGATCCGGAGGTAAGGCATGTTTTCGATATCGGCAGGAAACTCGAAGGTCTTGCCCGCCACAGCTCTGTTCATGCCTGTGCAGTGGTTATTGCCGATGAGCCGCTGACCAACTTTTTACCGGTTTATAAACAGAGCGGCTCCGATGACCTTATTACGCAGTTCGAGGGCCCTGATGTTGAGGCCGTGGGGCTGCTGAAAATGGATTTTCTCGGCCTTAAAACACTTAGCGTGATCGAAGCGGCAAAAAAATGGGTAGAAGCAATCCACGGTGAAAAAATTGATATAGAAGCAATCAATCTCGAAGACCCGAAAGTCTTTGAGGTTTTTGGTTCCGGCCGCACGAAAGGTGTTTTCCAGTTCGAGTCCGACGGAATGGCGGATTTGCTGATGAAGCTCAAGCCCGACCGTGTGGAGGATCTCATCGCCGCTAACGCACTGTATCGCCCTGGCCCGATGGCGCTTATACCCGATTTTATCGCCTATAAGCACGGCGAAAAGCAGTGGAGCGTGCCGCACCCTATCATGGAAGATATCCTTGAGGAAACCTTTGGTATAATGGTTTACCAGGAGCAGGTTATGCAGGTCTGCCACAAGCTCGGCGATATCAAGCTGCGGGAGGCGTACAAACTGATTAAGGCGATCAGCAAGAAAAAAGAAAAGGTTATCGCCAAAGCCAAGGAGCAGTTCGTTAAAGGCTGTGTTGATAAGGGCCTTCAGGCAAAACAGGCCGATGAAATATTTGAGCTTATCCGCAAGTTCGCCGGCTATGGTTTTAATAAGAGCCACGCAAGCAGGTATTCGATAGTCGCGTATCAGACCGCCTATATGAAGGCGTATTGGCCGTGTGAATTTATGGCCTCACTGCTGACCTACGAGCATGAAACTTCCAAGATTGTGCTTTATATCAAAGAATGCAAAACACTTGGGATCGATGTATTGCCACCGGATATAAATGAGAGCTTTACCAATTTTACTGTGGTTTATGACAACGAAGATGCCCGCAAAGCCCGTGAGGGTAAGATACGTTTCGGGCTTGGTGCGGTTAAGGGTGTTGGCGGCAAAGCTGTTGATAAGGTTATAGAAGCCCGTGAGAAGGTCGGCAGCTTTAAGAGCCTCTTTCATTTCTGTGAAAATGTTGACTTGAGAAGTCTGAATAAGCAGGTGATTGAAGCTCTTATAAAGGCCGGCGCGTTTGACCGTCTTGGCGGCAGCCGTGCGCAGCATATGGCGGCTGTGGAAAATGCTATAAAGTTTGGCCAGGATTCTCAGGCCGATGCCAAATCCGGCCAGATGAGCCTGTTTGGCGATATGGAAGATGCCGCTTCACTTGGCAAATCTGATGCCGCGAGTCTGCCCGATGTTCCCGCATGGCCGGAGATGCAGATGCTGCGTTATGAAAAAGACGTGCTCGGCATGTTTGTTACGTCCAACCCGCTCAGTAAACACGCCGACACAATCACGGCGTATTCGACCGCCCATACCGATGAGCTCTCTTCGCTGGGCAGCGATGCGGACGTGGTCATTGGCGGTATCATAACCCAGATAAGATACAGAATTGTGCAAAAAGGTTCCCGCGCCGGCTCTAAATGGGCTATTGTTCATATAGAGGATTTTAACGGAGAGACAGAGGCAAAACTCTTTACCGAGGTGCTCTCGCGTTACGGTCATCTGCTTGAAGAAGACAAAGTCGTCTTCATTCAGGGCAAGATAGATCATTTTCGCGAGAAACCGTGTATCAGCTGCGAAAAGGTAATCGACCTTTCCTGTGTGGATAAAGAGCTCTCTACCACAATCCGTTTGAGATTCCGTTCGGAGGATATCAAACCAGATCTGGTAAGCAACATCAAAGCTCTATGCCGTCTGCATCCGGGTAAAAGTCCCGTCTATGCCGTTGTGCAGTCCGGAGATATGCTGGTGCAGCTGGATCTGGGCTGCCGGGTTGCCCCACTGGTAGAATTCAGGGATCAGCTCAGGCAGATAGTCGGCGATACGGGTTTTGAGCTGGCACGCCGGTAG
- the grpE gene encoding nucleotide exchange factor GrpE produces the protein MSKKKHNKEAKTHEDAKTRSEVKDSDKNKKSELNEFEEKIQQLEAELAAMRDKYHRVCAEYDNLQKRVPRQIQDGISYQKESILKSMLSSMDNFEHTLASAKQNHDADKIIEGIKLVYKNFLDTLKAHGVVQMQSAGEEFDPVKHQAMMQQSDPEKPDNTVLVEYQKGYLIEEKVLRPAMVIVNKIENDSNDDAGETAEDSSDKSTPEKPQDKQE, from the coding sequence ATGAGCAAGAAAAAACATAATAAAGAAGCCAAAACTCACGAAGATGCCAAAACCCGGAGTGAGGTTAAGGATTCAGACAAAAATAAAAAATCTGAATTAAACGAGTTTGAAGAAAAGATTCAGCAGCTTGAGGCTGAGCTCGCTGCCATGAGGGATAAATATCATCGTGTCTGCGCTGAATATGACAACCTCCAGAAACGTGTTCCAAGGCAGATACAGGACGGGATCTCCTATCAGAAGGAATCTATCCTGAAGTCTATGCTCTCGAGCATGGATAACTTTGAACATACCCTCGCATCAGCAAAACAAAATCATGATGCAGACAAAATAATAGAGGGAATTAAGCTGGTATATAAAAACTTTTTAGACACACTCAAGGCCCATGGTGTAGTCCAGATGCAATCTGCCGGCGAAGAGTTTGACCCTGTAAAACATCAGGCTATGATGCAGCAGAGTGACCCCGAAAAACCGGACAATACTGTATTGGTTGAATATCAAAAGGGGTATCTCATAGAAGAAAAAGTACTCCGTCCGGCTATGGTTATAGTAAATAAAATTGAAAATGATTCTAATGATGACGCCGGCGAAACGGCAGAGGATTCATCAGATAAATCAACCCCTGAAAAACCCCAGGACAAGCAGGAGTAA